Sequence from the Macaca fascicularis isolate 582-1 chromosome 16, T2T-MFA8v1.1 genome:
acagaaaacccgTCTTTAACTGTCAGCTgcgttttgtgtttctttcctctttctgacGCTCTGCGTGCGTGGGGTGGGCCATCCTCACTGCACACCCGCCGCCTGGCGGGGGCCGCCCCGTCTCTCATGTGCGCCTGCCTTCCTCACAGGGCTGTCGTGACACCTCCCACATCCTGTGCCCCGCCCAGGGCCAGTGCCCAGGCACGGCAGGCGACAGCCATCATCCACAACTGCCTCTGCACAGGACAGACTCTAGTGCCAACAAGAACCCAAGGTCTGAAGAACAGCCTTTCCCAACCTCGGGGCCTGCCATGCCCCATCCCCACACCtgctgcagcccccaccccagggcaTGTCCCCGAGACCACTGAAGCCACAACGTACATGCACCAACCACAGCCACGGGAGTGGCCTGGGAGCCCGGGGCCCTCTGACCCGCTGAATGGTGAGGATAAATGGCTGGTACTGCCTTGGCCCCAAAGCTGTGAGGAGCTCTATTAGAATGGCGAGAGCGCCCTCACACAGCCGTTCCTTCAGGGGCATCTACCGCCTAAGTCATGTGTCACAACTGTCGATGGTGGCCCAGGGCACTGGCCCCTGAGGGACACCTAGAGCTGCATGCCCACTTGTCACAAAGTGGGGCAACACTGGTTTCGACGCCGGTTTTGGGGTGAGCCCAGTGGATGGACACGCTTAGGGTCTCCATAAGCAAGCAGCGGCACGACAGACACTCCCTCCCCAGAATTCCCCTctcaggggctgggctggggtccAGACATGGTGTGCCCAGTGACCACCTGGAGCCCCATGGAAGATCTCAGGCCAAGCCCCCACAAGTCCTCATTAGGCAGAGGCACACGGGACTGCCCCCCAGCCTGTGGGACGGCTCCCCCAGACCCACCTGCTGCCTGGACAGATCGACTGGCCGGGGCCccgcctctcctgcctcccagtcCCGCCCTCCCATGGCTTCCCTCTGTCTTGGGCTCTGAAGAGCAGCCCTAGAACAAGAACCCACAGCCTGAGGAGGACGTGTGAACAGGCACTGAGTCTGCTACGTGTGGGCACTGGGATGGAGGGGAAGACCCGAGGGGcacacagagaaacaaacaatGGCAACCGGGGCAGCAAGCACAGGGACAGACGCAGCTGAAGGCCCAGGGGCACACGGGAGGCACGGAGGACCCAGcggagggaggggcagggcacGTCAGGGGAGGCCGAGTCGGCCAGCTGGGGTGCGGGTGGGCAGCAGGTGGAGAGGCCAGGGATGGGCCAGGATCAGCAACGCGGGGCTTTGACGGGGACCAGGCCCAGGTGAGGGCTCTGGCTGAAGTCTTGCTTCTCAAGCCCGGAGGATTTGCCGCCCTCCCGCACTGTCCAGAGCCCCTGTACCTGCGGCTTCCTGGATGAAGGCAGAGTTGCGTTTGAGGAtgagcaggaaggaggaggagccGTGGCCACACAGATACAGCAGGATCTTCAGCACCTGGGGAGTGGGGCGGTCAGCAGCGCTGGGAGGGCCGGACACGGGACGCccagggcagggcccagggcaCCCAAAGGGCACAGAGCTGCTTGCCACCCTGGGCCGCTCATCTCCTCCTCTAGCCTCACCACCATGGGCCAGGCCTCGGGCCTGACCCTTGACCACCCAGGGGCTCACCTTGAGCTTCCCGTGGCCGGAGCTGCTGTGTAGGCGGCTCAGGAGGTACTCCAGCAGGCACTGGCTGCTGCCCGGAGACTCGTGGGAGATTTCTGTGGCACGCTCGGGTTAGGGAAGGGCGAGATGGTGAAGGCTGCGCCGGGCCGCAGGGAGACCGGGCCCTGGGACCTCCAGTCCACGCTCCCTGGAGGCGCCTCCTGCAGGCTCTGCCGTCAGGAGCGCAGGGCTTCTCAGGTCTCCTGTGCCATCAGTACTGCAGCCTTCAGACCCACCCACGGCTGCTTACAATGATAAAGGAGCTGCGGATCCCCCTAGGGACAGCAGAATCCCCGGGAACCCTTCGCACCACTCTGGGACCCTGCCATCTGTTCTTTCCCCCACACGGTACGTCGAGGAAGGATACTAGCAATCTCTTCAAACAGGTAGCCCGGACATGGGACATCATCATCCGATGTCCCCTTCAGAAGAATCGGGAGCTGAAAGGGAACAAGAGCCCCGCTGTGATGAGGTGCCATCTCCCACAGGGGTGGATCCACACCCCTCCAAAGGGGATGGAAACGGCCCACCGATCGCTGTTGACATGGCCGGAGAGAGGCCTGGGAAGGGGTGAGAACCGTGCTACTGGCCacagggaggctgcagcagggtCCTCTCTCAACAGTCAGGGATGAACAGCCTTGGAGAAGAGGCAAGTCAGTGGTGGTTCTCCACGGAGGAGCTGTGCCACTTGGGTTACGATGGGACAcagcccccagcctccctgcactTACCAGCACGTAAGGCTATTTAAAAGTACCTCTCCTGTACCTACCTACTGACTAGCAAAGCCAAACAAGGCCCAGGCAAGCGCTTTTCCACGCAGAGGACTATGAATAGTTCCACCTCCCAAGAGCCCGGATTGGCAGAGTGACAGCCGCTCAGCCTGACTGGCTCCATCGCTCCCCAAGAACCGACCGATGTCGTGTGTTTTATGTTCGCTAACAGCAGATGGACTTATTGGTTTCATGCTGACTTACTGGCACAAAGATGTAGAGTTTATAGGGATGAAAACTGGAACCACCCATTTTTGCATTATTCAGTTTCAGGACACAACAGAGTTCAAGAGTATTTAAGAGGACAAGCATGGGACCGACCACGTGAGGTGCTGAAGCCTTTCAGTTGGCAGCGCGGAGATCTAGTGACAACACACGCAAACGTGGACCTGAAGTGTTTCCCGAGGCTGTGGACACACATCACTGACACTATTTGCCCACCAAGCCCTAAGGGGAGCTAGACAGGTTTGCAGGTGACAGCTGACAACGGCAGAACGCAGCACACAACGACTCTGTCCAAACCTTGCACTGAGAGCTTTGACCAACCCTAGCGTGGCTTCTGGCAGCCCAAGGCCGCGCCCTGGGCCCACTCAGCCCCCTCTGAGGTTCAGCCTAGGAAAGCTGAGGGCTGACAAAAGAGGGCGGTTTGCTCAGGACGACACCTGGGAACTGGCCCGGCCTCTCCTTCTCAGAGCGTTTACTAAGAGGGGCTTACAACGGTGTGTCCTTCCCTGTCCCTTCGAAATGTCTGTGTTCTCTGCAACCCAGGGGTGCCTCTCCAGGACCGGAGTCCTCTGAAACGCCACCGTTAGGGAGGACGGCGGGCGGCCAGCCCACCTGGGCGCCGGCAGCACGGACACAGCGGCTCCACGTCCACTGGGTCCGCCGCTCCTTCCCTCCTGTCGGAGCCCACTGAATGCTGGCGGAGGCCTGTTCGTTCCCCCAGGGTCTGGCTGTACCCATCGCCCTTGCGCTCGGTGGGTCCGGCTTGGGAGGCCCCGGGACGGCGCGGCGGGCGGGCAGCTCAGGGGCGTCGGCGCGGGCGAAGGGGCCGGCAGCAGCTACCCGGCGCGGAGACGCAAGGTCAACGGCTCAAGCCCGGGGCGAGTCCGGGGAACGCGGCGCTCGAGAGAAGCCGTGGGGCCGGGGCCCGGGCGGACCGCCCTCACTCACCCGGTGTAGAAAGCTCAGGCGGTCCCGTAGCGGCGGCGCGGCAGCCATGATCCAAGTCCCCTCCCGGTCTGCCCCGCTTCCGCCAGGCCCGGGCTCTCCAATCACTGCGCGGGTCTGGCTCCGCCGGCCAATCCCTCGCGGCGGGGCGGGCCCTGAGGTTGGCTTCGTAAACAATTTGAGCCTAGGCCAATCCGAAGTCCCAGGGCACAGACAGACTAGGACAAGAGCCAATTGCAGGGGCTCTGGCCAATTAAGAAGCGCAGGAAAGGTTATGGGCGGAAGCGCCGACCTATCAAGCTGTTTGACACCGGAAGAGGCTGGACCTAAGATGACGGCGCCCAGGGGCTCTGGGAACAGCCACTCATGTCTGTGAACGGAGCTGTGTGGGGCCGCGTGCGAAGCCGCCTCCGCGCCTTCCCCGAGCGGCTGGCCGCCTGCGGGGCCGAGGTGAGGAGCCGCGGGCAGGCCAGTGCTGCTGGACAGGAGGAGCAGCGCGGGGAGGTGACTGGGAGGGAGGGCGGTGACGGGATCAAGGGACCCCATGACCCGCGCCCATCCCCTCCGCAGGCCGCGGCGTACGGCAGGTGCGTGCAGGCCTCCACGGCCCCAGGCGGCAGCCTAAGCAAGGACCTCTGCGCGCGGGAGTTCGAGGCCCTGCGGAGCTGCTTCGCCGCCGCGGTAGGTGGGCGCGGGCCCCTCCTAGCCCTTCCCCTCCAAGATCCAGGGGGCCCCAGCTTTCCTTTGCTTTCCCGTTGGTTCAAGGTTTGAGCGCCTGCCGCGTGCTTTAGACGCCGGCTGACCAAACCACCGAGCCACGGACGAGCCCGCGAAACCTCGGCCGTCCCGGGTTTGTCCCTGCGTGTTTGTAAACCGGGACTGGCACCAACCTCAGAAAGGATGGGAAATGTGTGCACTAAAGCGCCTGGTAAAACGCGTAAGCTTTCGTGTTAGCACTGCCGCCGAGGGGTGTCAGGCCAGGATCGACCCAACACAGGACTCCCAGAAAGTGCCCAGCGCCTTCCGGGTCTTCATCTCCCTTCACTTGCAGCCCGCCCCGTGCAGCTGCAGTGGATTCCTTCAGCGCCTGTCCTGCCGGGCACCCCCAGCCACCCTCACAACTGGCACCATAGGGCTTCAAGTCATTCTGAGGCTggttccctaagtgtcagcctcTCTGGGTACCACCTCAGTGTATCTGGGGTAGGCCGTGATGCCAGTGCTGACTCTTGTTTACTGGGAGCTATTAATCCGCAGATTTGGACCAGAGAAAGGGTAGTTGAACAAGAGCTCCATGGCCTTCATAGCTACCCGGCCCTAGCAGCCTTGGATCCAGGGGTGGGTAACTCATCAGAAGTTGCACTTtttgccgggtatggtggcgcatgcctgtaatcctaccactttgggaggctgaggcgggtgaattgcttcagcctagaagtttgagaccagcctgggcaacatacggagaccctgtctctacaaaaaaaaaaaaaaaaaaaaaattagccgggcctggtgatgtagtcccagctacttgggaggctgaggtggaagatcacttgaacctgggaggtgaaggttgtagtgagccgagattgcgccaccgtactccagcctgggcgacaaagcgagactgcatctcaaaaaaaaaaaaaaaaacagccgggcgcggtggctcaagcctgtaatcccagcactttgggaggctgagacgggcggatcacaaggtcaggagatcgagaccatcctggctaacacggtgaaaccccgtctctactaaaaaatacaaaaagctagccgggcgaggtggcgggcgcctgtagtcccagctactcgggaggctgagaaaggagaatggcgtaaacccgggaggcggagcttgcagtgagctgagatccggccactgcactccagcctgggcgacagagcgagactccgtctcaaaaaaaaaaaaaaaaaaaaaaaaaaaaaaaaaaaaaaaaaaaaaaaaaaaaaaaaaaaaaaaaaaaaaaacttgggggGCTCCTGCTTTCCCTTTATGAGAGCTTGGGTCCCAGTGTGGCATCTGGTGGGGGCTCAGAGGAGGGTGCAGCAGTGAGTTCCATGACAGTGTCATGAGGCCCTTGTCCCATGGACAAGTGACACAGAGAACTGGCCCATGGGGCCCAGGCTCCAACCAGTCGAGCCCCCACCACATGCCAGCACCACGTTCTCTGTAAGGTATTTGCGTAGAACACGACATTTAGTGTGGTAGCTTTCTTTTGAGCCATATCTAACTTGGAAGCAAGCCATTCAGACAAAACACTTTGTCTTGCAGGCCAAGAAGACGCTGGAGCGAGGCTGTTAGGAGGGACTCTGAGCTTCACACCTGACTGCTGCCGTGGGTGCGGTGCCCTCGTCCTCATGGCCCCTGGTGGCACACATTGAATGCCTAGGGCAGAAAGGAAGTGGGAATGGCGAAGATGTGACGTTCCTGGGTGTTAGATcctgtatttcttcttcttaACAAGTTGAGGCGTGGGTAGAGCAGGAATTGGTTTTCCAGTGTTGTGTCTGTAAATCTGAGTTCGAATAAGATACAATGGAAGCCACGGTAAAGACCCCGTTAAGTCCTGCAGCCTGGGGCTTACTGTGTGCAGACTGTGACATGTGGGTCTTGGCCTCTCCGAGGTGGAATGGGGCCCAAAGCCTTTCCCCCAAAACTGGAAGGGCTGGGACTTGGGGACACCCTGCCTCAAGGTCcccattttaaaacattctcggccgggcgcggtgactcaagcctgtaatcccagcactttgggaggccgagacgggcagatcacaaggtcaggagatcgagaccatcctggctaacatggtgaaaccccgtctctactaaaaaaaatacaaaaaattagccgggcgagatggtgggcgcctgtagtcccagctactcgggaggctgaggcaggagaatggcgtgaagccgggaggtggagcttgcagtgagccgagatcgcgccactgcactccagcctgggcgacagagtgagactccgtctcaaaaaaaaaaaaaaacattctcaCTAAGGTATTTAATGTGAATCTGGTGAAGCCTGCAGATCTCGCTGTGGGTATACAGCACACACCAAAGACAAGGACGTCAGCACCACAAGGGGACATTCCATGGGGCAGGGTCCTCGCAGGTGGCTTTCCTGGACATGGGGCAGGGCGGGGGCTCTTCACAAAAGGGCCTGAGTCTCCGAGAGGGGCCTGTGTAGAGCACCAGCAGCCACTGCCCCTCCTGTGTGGGGTTGGTCACCCCCCTCAGCAGCCCAGGTGCTTCACTGATGGCACCTGCCCTCTCGTTCCCCCTCCTTGTCACATCACTTGACCTAAAACTAAGGTGAGAAGGGTCACATCCTGATGCTGCCCGGGCACTTGTTGACCTTGAGACCTGGGAGTCCGTGGGGCCTGAGCGCCACCTGCAGGGCATGGCGGGGACTGCGTGGGCTGTGGAGGTCGCACTGTCATGGGGCTGCAGCCTGCACCTGCCCCCAGGCCCGTGCTAGCAGCTGACCCTGTGGGCCTCTGAGGTCTGTTCCTCCATGTTTCCTCCTACAGATGCTACCCCAGAATTAGCCTGGCTTCCCCTAAGGGTCAAATGCCCTGCGGTCTGATCTGGGTGGTGAGTCTGCAGGAGCCAGGCCAAAGCGCTGGATTTTGTCCCAAGGGCCAGGATAGTGTCACATCTTGGGAACCACAGAAATCCAGACCAGACTGCTAGGGTGAAGCCACCACAGCCCATCCGTGCACAGGCCAGAGACTCACGTCCTGTGCTGGCATGACCCACCTGACCCGCCTCCCCAGCGTGCACGGCCAGCTGCCCCCACCCTGCCTTCCTCCTCACGTGTGCCCAGCACTCATCCATGAGCGAGCCTCACTGCACAAACGTCCTTTTCTTAGCCCTGTCACGCCCTCTCCTCCGTTCTCTGGCAATTCATTGGCAGAGCTTCCTGCATCTTCTCCCTCCAGATCCAGCCTCCTGTCCCGCCCACAGACCTGTCTTCCCAGCACTCCCCCTTGCTGTCCTTCACCCCGTGTGTGAGGTGGTGACAGACCTGCCAGACTTTCTGTGGCCCAGCATGGCCCACACCTCCAAACTCAGCTCTCAGACCTCCTGGGGACACCGTCTTTTCTGCCACtccaaatttcctttttccttccaaaCCTTCCTGCACTTTTGCTCTGCCCTTCCTCCCTGAGTGACAGCTCAGGAAGCtgggggggagtgggggaggggcagggagcaggcaaagggaagggggaggggttCTGCTGTTTCCGCACCGCAGGGACAGTGCAGAGCTCTTAACTACTTCAGGTGCACTTGGGCCGTCCTGCTGCCCTAACAAAGctctgagactgggtgatttacaaaGAACAGCCTGATTTCTCCCAGCTCTGCAGGCTGCAAAgcccgagatccagccactggcACTGGTGTCTGGGGAGGGCCTTTGTGCCGCGTCCTCATGCTGGAGAAGGCGGAGGAGCAAGAGAGCAAATGACCTGCATGCTGCGTGCAGCCTCTTttatgaggctttttttttttttttttttttttgagacaagagtctcactctgttgcccaggctggagtgcagtggcacaatcttggctcactgcaagctctgcctcccaggttcacgcccttctcctgcctcagcaccccaagtagctgggactacaggcgcctgccaccacgcccagctcattttttgtatttttagtagagacagggtttcactgtgttagccaggatgggctcaatctcctgaccttgtgatccacctgcctcagcctcccaaagtgctaggattacaggcgtgagccaccgcgcccagtccttTTATAAGGCTCTTAATCGTAGGAGCGAGGAAGGAGCCCTCAGCCTAGTCACCTGTTGATACTATCACTTAGGCAACTCCTGGATTTTGGAGGGGACACGTTCAAGCCACAGCAAATGCCTTGGCTCTCAGGCGATGCCAGAAGTTCTTTGAGGGCTGAGCTCCACTCAATCTGTCCCTCGGCCAGTGTGCTGTGCAAGTCTGTTCCCGCACAGAAGTACCACTGGCAACGGGACGGCACTATCCCTGCGGCCCTGCTCTGGAACTGAGCCCCCAGAGGCAGGCTCCACGGCCCAGTGACCTGCACCAGGACTGACCAGACAGGAGCAGCCTGTGGTCCATCAGAAAGCGCAGCCTGGCCCCGGGGCCCCTCTGTGTCGTTCTGAGAAGCCCCACCCCAGGGTCTGCCAGGCTTTTGGGGAAGGaagtttctctttccttccctgagGGGCTGCCACTTGGGCTGCGGGTGGGCAGGAATAAGGAAGTGTGCGTGGGGGCGGGTGACCCTGCCTGTGGCTGGGGGTGTAGGGATTCCAGGGTGCAGCAGGATGGGCGGCAGCAGAGGCACGGCGGTCACGGATGCCTGTGTGTCGGCCGAGGGCGGCCCGCTCCAACAGCAGCCATCTCAGCAGAAAGCGGGAGGGTGGAATAacctccaaagaaaaagaaaactgggtCACGGCAAGATATTTGGGGAAATCCAGCCAGAATGAAAATCTCACTTTGAGCAATTTAACAAATGGAGTTCCAATCTGAGGGGAACGTCCAGAAGGCGTTTTACCACTGAGCAGTGGTTCATCTGGAACTGTTTTTAATTGAGACTGAAAGACAGAAATGGCCAGGACTGAACCCCCTTGGCGGGGTACCTCCCAACTGCTGAGCAGTGCCCCTGGTCCTGCAGCCTCCTCCCAGCCCACGGGACTCCGCAGGCGTCACCACTCAGCCTCCAGAAGCTTCCCTCTAGTTAATTTCCAGTcttcaggccgggcgctgtggcttaagcctgtaatcctagcgctttgggaggctgaggtgggtggatcacaaggtcaggagttcgagaccagcctggcctacatggtgaatcccggtctctactaaaaatacaaaaaaaaaaaaaaattagctggacgtggtggcacttgcctgtagtcccagatactagggaggctgaggcaagagaattgcttgaacccaggaagcagagtttgcagtgagctgagattgtgccactgcactccagcctgggcgacggagtgagactctgtctcaaaagaaaaaaaattccagtctTCAGGCTGCCCAGTGACATCCTTCAAGGTAAGAAACTACAATAAAAAGCCAAAGGATATCAAAAGGTGCAGGTGGAAGACACCGCCAGAGGCCGAGGCCGGGCCCTCCGTGCAGAGACCCTTCACCAACATGGGCCCCCCAGACCCCTTCGTGGCAGGGTCAGGGCACAAACTCCCCAGAGGACGAGCCGACACAGACTCAGGGAAGCAGTCCCCATCTACACGTGCTTGGACACAGCAGCACCTCCTCTCTCCCGCCAGGCAAGAGGGCTGTGGAGCTTGTCCTGGACACGGGGCAGCATGCATGTCGGCCTGGCCCTGGGGGCTGGACAACCTCCTGGCACCAGGCGGGTCTCTGCCTGCTCACAGGGTCTCTCTGGGGCTGTGCTGCGTCTCGTGTCCAGTCACTGCGATGCTCGATGTTCAGGTCATGGCACTGTTCCCTCGTGACCTCTGGCCTCTACTTTATACATGTGGAATCCTGAGCTGGCCTCAGACTTTCAGTCACTCCCCCAACTTCACTAATCAGGTATCAGTggtgttttttacttttaaaaaaaaaagccacaactGGATTTTGCAAAACACAGACCATGGAGGGCTGGGCCAACCAAGAGGAGTGTCCCTGGATGCCCCACTCGCGAGTCCGGCCCCTGCTCCCTGCGTTTCCCGGACACCAAACAGCACCCACTGAGGCTGGGCGAAGGCAAAAGTGTTTATTCAAAACTTCCTGCCACACTGTGGGAAACATCAGTAAACAGTTATAACTCCGAGTCGCTGCAAGTTTGGGGTTGGACGCTGGCTCTCACGGTAGCCTGTGCTGGGACCATCAGCAGCCATGTGCACCTCCACGCACGGCCGAGCTCAACCTGAAGACCACGCGTGCTGCCTGGCAGAAGCAGGAGGCCTGACCGCAGACACAGCGGCTCCCAGCCTGAGCCTGGGCGTGCACCGGCCGGCTCGCAGCGGAGGCCACGTCTCCTCACAGACTGGAGTGAGCTCAGAGTCTAGAGGTTAGAGGACCTCAGACTAAGAGCTGCAACAGAACGACAGCAAGAACATTCTGGAAACAATGCCACGGTGAATCTTTTATACTCTCACACTTGGTGAGGGCCTCAGACGTGAAACCCTGGAGATAGATGAGTGTGACCTCCAGAGTTCGGCTGGGATGCGGCTGAGAAAGACCTGCTGCTGGCCGGGGAAGACAGTGGCTGGCGTGGCCCTCATGGCCAGCAGGTGCTAGGACTCCTCCAGAGCCCCGGGCGCCTGTCTAAGCTGCCGGCTGTGGACCACCTGCAGAGCTCCCCCTGCAGCCTGGCGGAGCTGGGCGTCCAAGGCGCCACGGAGGTTGTTCACCTGGACATCAGGCAGGGAGTTAAGGCCAATGATGACCCCGTCCCTTGGGGCCAGCTCGCCCTCTGCATGAGGGCTAAGGTCCCGCCGTCGCCTCCGGAGGTCAGAGCCAGCCTGCAGTTTCAGGTCCCGGTTAGGCTTGGCATTGTCCGGCCTCTGGCCCCCCGGGACAGCTCGTTTGGGCCCCAGCTCTggctctggcctctgcctggGCTCCTGGACAGCAGCGTCCTCCCTGCCTCTCGGCTGCCCGTGAGACACAGGCACATGGTCCCCGCCGTGGGCCTCCTTTCTCATCTCCAGGTGACCGCCATGGTCCCGCCGGTGGCCCTGCTGTCCGTCCTGCTCGCCGTCAGAGATGACCCGCGGTTCCGGCTGGTGGACCACAGCCTGGGGCTGTGCAGCCGCTCCTCCCGCCCTGCCGGGCAGGTCCAGGTCCGCTGCAAGGCCCAAGTCTCGGCTCATCTGCTTGGGCTCCATGCGAGCGTCTCCCGTCTCTGCTCCTGGCTCTGCCACAAGCCAGTTGGCTTCCTTCAGAATGCCGGTGCCAGTGGCTGCCACCTCCTTCCCAGGTTTTTTCCTGTCTTGGGAACCACCGCCAGTAATGTCCTGACTTTGCCTGGGGAATTCCTCTGCAAGGTGCTCCTCTGGACCCCTGGCTTCCCTGGCGGGGTCTGGCACGGGCACCTGCTCTGGGCCCTTGGGGAGCCCCTTCACCGTGCCAGCTGCCCCAGGGGCGGCATCCTTCTGGCCATCTCTCGGCTTGGCCTGGGCTGCCCGAGGCTCTGTGTCAGGGCCGCCATCAGGAGGGCCAGCAGGGTCTCTGCCTGCAGGCCCCTCAGGGTGCTCCAGGGAACGCTGGTTAAGGTCCTGGGATGGAGCGGGGCGGCCCCCGGGAGCTTTGAGGACATGGTCCAAAGGCAGGGGAGGCAGATTCTCCACCGTCTCCCTGGCCTTGCCTTCGGGGGCCTCCTGGCCTCTGGGCACCGCCGCCCCGGGCTCTGGATGCACCTCCACTGCAAATGAAGTCGGCCATCAACTGAGCCACAGCACTGAACACAGGGTGCCAGTGGGGCCCAAAAGAACAAGCAACACTGGGCACTGGGAACCAAACCCACACTCACCCTCAGGACTTGAGGCCACCGAGGCTCAGACCCAGCCGCATGATGACGGCAGGAGACCCCCTGCCTGGCCCCACCCCACTGCATCCGCCGGCCCAGCCTACCCTGCCTGGGCTTGtcctcctcatcctcctgcctctgctggtgGATCTCCTTGTGCTGCTCCTCGATCACCGCCAGCAGCTTCTCCTGCTGGTCCAGCAAGCGCTTTTGCTGCACCTGCTGTTCTTTGATCACCTGAAGCAGGACGGCGTGGTCCAGCATCTCTGCCCTGCCAGCCTCTGGGTTTGGAAAGAACACAGTCAGAGGGTGCCGGGGCTGCTCATGCATCCTGCTGGGCCAAGACTGCGCCCACAGCAAGACAACACACAGGTCACCTGCAGGGAGTGCGCCCGAACACTGGCCACTGGTGACACTCGTCATGACCGTGACCATGAAGCCCGGACAGCGCAGTGAGACATGCAGGTCCGAGGGCCCGGGAGAGGCTGTGCCCTGACTGCCCCTGGAAGCCCACCCGGGACGGCCTCTCCCGCCAGCCAGCCACTCTGCTGCATCGTTCTCCCACTGGCTGTGCCGCAGCTGCACCCGGCAGGACCCCAGCAAGCCTGCTTGTTGTCCATGAAAATGAGTGTCCAGAGCAACACGGAGTCAAAAGGAATGTGCCAGAATGTCAGAGATGGTTATCTGGGCTgggtgggtttttctttttttttccactttacaCATTCAGTTGTTCTAGGACAAGTATGTAAGAAAATAAGcctgggcacggaggctcatgcctgtaatcccagcaatttgggaggccgaggcaggcagatcgcctgagcccaggaggtagagaccagcctgggaaacagcaagatccccacctccacacacacacacacaaaacataaaaataaaaattatcagggtgtggtgacaggcgtctgtactcccagctactcgggaggcagaggcccgaggatcacttgagcccaggaggttgaggctgcagtgagctgtgatcacaccactgcactccagcctgggcaacaaagcg
This genomic interval carries:
- the SLC38A10 gene encoding solute carrier family 38 member 10 isoform X18, translated to MAEDGREKPKLPKEREELEQAQIKGPVDVPGREDGKEAQEEAQLDRPGQGIAMPVGEAHRHEPPVPHDKVVVDEGQDREVPEENKPPSRHVGGKAPGVQGQMAPPLPDSEREKREPEQGEVGKRPGQAQALEEAGDLPEDPQKVPEADGQPAVQPAKEDLGPGDRDLHPRPQAVLSEQQNALAVGEGEKADGVPPPGNAAGDTGQPAEDSDHGGKPPFPAEKPAPGAGLPPEPREQRDVERAGGDQAASQLEAEIKKIVAEAGRAEMLDHAVLLQVIKEQQVQQKRLLDQQEKLLAVIEEQHKEIHQQRQEDEEDKPRQVEVHPEPGAAVPRGQEAPEGKARETVENLPPLPLDHVLKAPGGRPAPSQDLNQRSLEHPEGPAGRDPAGPPDGGPDTEPRAAQAKPRDGQKDAAPGAAGTVKGLPKGPEQVPVPDPAREARGPEEHLAEEFPRQSQDITGGGSQDRKKPGKEVAATGTGILKEANWLVAEPGAETGDARMEPKQMSRDLGLAADLDLPGRAGGAAAQPQAVVHQPEPRVISDGEQDGQQGHRRDHGGHLEMRKEAHGGDHVPVSHGQPRGREDAAVQEPRQRPEPELGPKRAVPGGQRPDNAKPNRDLKLQAGSDLRRRRRDLSPHAEGELAPRDGVIIGLNSLPDVQVNNLRGALDAQLRQAAGGALQVVHSRQLRQAPGALEES